One region of Thalassophryne amazonica chromosome 16, fThaAma1.1, whole genome shotgun sequence genomic DNA includes:
- the eci1 gene encoding enoyl-CoA delta isomerase 1, mitochondrial isoform X2, translating into MALKAVLRTKCVTSGLSRLLCSSHDSVCAAPVLVCQQRNNSTSSKINVSLDQSSGVAVMRMQSPPVNSLSLDFLTQFSISLEKLEMDKSCRGLIITSSLPKVFSAGLDITEMYGKSPEHCGEFWRAVQEMWLKLYGSNMITIAAINGSSPAGGCLMALSCDYRIMVENPRYSIGLNETQLGIVAPFWFKDTILNTIGHRKTEMALELGQLYSPSEALNIGLVDQLVPEDQLLTTATQTMTKWLAIPEHARQLTKSMMRKPTIDKLASNRDADIQYFYFTQLL; encoded by the exons ATGGCATTGAAAGCTGTATTGAGAACTAAGTGCGTCACTTCGG GTCTTTCCCGGCTGCTCTGCAGCAGTCATGACAGTGTTTGTGCAGCTCCTGTGCTCGTTTGTCAGcagagaaacaattccacctcaTCTAAGATCAACGTCAGTTTAGACCAAAGCTCAG GCGTGGCAGTGATGCGCATGCAGAGTCCTCCTGTCAACAGTCTCAGTTTAGATTTCCTCACACAGTTCAGCATCAGCTTGGAGAAACTGGAGATGGATAAAAGCTGCAGAGGCCTCATCATCACTTCG AGCTTGCCCAAGGTGTTCTCAGCAGGCCTGGACATCACAGAGATGTACGGAAAGAGTCCGGAGCACTGTGGAGAGTTCTGGAGGGCCGTTCAGGAGATGTGGCTAAAACTCTATGGCTCCAACATGATCACTATAGCTGCAATAAAT GGATCCAGCCCTGCTGGTGGCTGTCTGATGGCTTTGTCATGTGATTATCGAATAATGGTTGAAAACCCTCGTTACAGCATCGGTCTTAACGAGACGCAGCTCGGCATTGTAGCACCTTTCTG GTTTAAGGACACCATTCTTAATACTATCGGCCATCGGAAAACGGAGATGGCCCTGGAGTTGGGGCAGCTCTACAGCCCCTCAGAGGCCCTGAATATAGGATTGGTAGATCAGCTGGTACCTGAAGACCAGTTACTCACCACAGCCACCCAAACCATGACCAAATGGTTGGCCATTCCAG AACATGCCAGACAGCTTACCAAGTCCATGATGAGGAAGCCAACCATCGATAAACTGGCATCTAACAGAGATGCTGACATCCAGTACTTT TACTTTACTCAACTACTTTGA
- the eci1 gene encoding enoyl-CoA delta isomerase 1, mitochondrial isoform X1, with translation MALKAVLRTKCVTSGLSRLLCSSHDSVCAAPVLVCQQRNNSTSSKINVSLDQSSGVAVMRMQSPPVNSLSLDFLTQFSISLEKLEMDKSCRGLIITSSLPKVFSAGLDITEMYGKSPEHCGEFWRAVQEMWLKLYGSNMITIAAINGSSPAGGCLMALSCDYRIMVENPRYSIGLNETQLGIVAPFWFKDTILNTIGHRKTEMALELGQLYSPSEALNIGLVDQLVPEDQLLTTATQTMTKWLAIPEHARQLTKSMMRKPTIDKLASNRDADIQYFVRFITKDSIQKSLSMYMEMLKNRKS, from the exons ATGGCATTGAAAGCTGTATTGAGAACTAAGTGCGTCACTTCGG GTCTTTCCCGGCTGCTCTGCAGCAGTCATGACAGTGTTTGTGCAGCTCCTGTGCTCGTTTGTCAGcagagaaacaattccacctcaTCTAAGATCAACGTCAGTTTAGACCAAAGCTCAG GCGTGGCAGTGATGCGCATGCAGAGTCCTCCTGTCAACAGTCTCAGTTTAGATTTCCTCACACAGTTCAGCATCAGCTTGGAGAAACTGGAGATGGATAAAAGCTGCAGAGGCCTCATCATCACTTCG AGCTTGCCCAAGGTGTTCTCAGCAGGCCTGGACATCACAGAGATGTACGGAAAGAGTCCGGAGCACTGTGGAGAGTTCTGGAGGGCCGTTCAGGAGATGTGGCTAAAACTCTATGGCTCCAACATGATCACTATAGCTGCAATAAAT GGATCCAGCCCTGCTGGTGGCTGTCTGATGGCTTTGTCATGTGATTATCGAATAATGGTTGAAAACCCTCGTTACAGCATCGGTCTTAACGAGACGCAGCTCGGCATTGTAGCACCTTTCTG GTTTAAGGACACCATTCTTAATACTATCGGCCATCGGAAAACGGAGATGGCCCTGGAGTTGGGGCAGCTCTACAGCCCCTCAGAGGCCCTGAATATAGGATTGGTAGATCAGCTGGTACCTGAAGACCAGTTACTCACCACAGCCACCCAAACCATGACCAAATGGTTGGCCATTCCAG AACATGCCAGACAGCTTACCAAGTCCATGATGAGGAAGCCAACCATCGATAAACTGGCATCTAACAGAGATGCTGACATCCAGTACTTTGTCCGCTTCATCACCAAAGACTCCATTCAGAAGTCACTAAGCATGTATATGGAGATGCTTAAGAACAGGAAGAGCTAG